The following proteins are co-located in the Syntrophorhabdaceae bacterium genome:
- the flgN gene encoding flagellar export chaperone FlgN, which produces MKHIVFDIAQKELSVLRDFHRTLKEERDAIISFSIDGIIRGNNKKEELLKKIEFLEAEKEKLIKETPDPDVIFKDEKWAHIWEQTKEIMGEINIALGKNINLLSFSVDFVKTSIDNIVDFVNKASYTNKKARLSVFPPREI; this is translated from the coding sequence ATGAAACATATTGTTTTTGATATAGCACAAAAAGAATTAAGTGTCCTTAGAGATTTTCATAGGACATTAAAAGAGGAGAGGGACGCCATTATATCTTTTTCTATTGACGGCATAATAAGGGGTAACAACAAAAAAGAGGAACTCCTAAAAAAGATTGAGTTTCTTGAAGCAGAAAAGGAAAAGCTCATAAAAGAAACCCCTGACCCTGATGTGATATTTAAAGATGAGAAATGGGCTCACATATGGGAACAAACAAAGGAGATAATGGGTGAAATAAATATTGCCCTTGGAAAGAATATAAATCTTTTGTCATTTTCGGTGGATTTTGTAAAAACCTCTATAGACAATATAGTTGACTTTGTTAACAAAGCCTCCTATACCAACAAAAAGGCAAGGCTTTCTGTGTTTCCACCAAGAGAGATATAG
- the flgM gene encoding flagellar biosynthesis anti-sigma factor FlgM, translating to MKITNTNQSNALETIVKSVENKPAKGTATHGKTTGETADKVELSKKSQEVEKLVQKTKAIPEVRQDKVEKIREAIKSETYNVKGELIAKSLLKSNILDTIL from the coding sequence ATGAAGATAACCAATACAAACCAGTCAAATGCCCTTGAGACAATTGTAAAGTCTGTGGAGAATAAACCTGCTAAAGGAACTGCCACCCATGGAAAAACCACAGGAGAAACAGCAGACAAGGTGGAGCTTTCAAAGAAGAGCCAGGAAGTAGAAAAACTCGTTCAAAAGACAAAGGCAATACCTGAAGTAAGGCAGGATAAGGTGGAGAAGATAAGAGAGGCGATAAAATCAGAGACCTATAATGTAAAGGGTGAACTTATAGCCAAGAGCCTATTGAAGAGCAATATACTGGATACGATTTTATAA